One Candidatus Thioglobus sp. DNA segment encodes these proteins:
- a CDS encoding DNA ligase, which translates to MIKASIKLVFAYLMLAQVALATKPDLFLLKTYDDSKDVMGWVMSEKLDGIRGFWTGKELVSRGGNPIHAPAWFTQNYPPFAIDGELWTQRGDFENISSIVRSKNSNQRWKSITHNIFEVPGQSGGLLKRLGVLKEYLRDNPNSHLQIIPQTVINTKGQLADFLKEVTTDKGEGVVVRNPDTLYQTGRLPSALKVKQYFDTECIVLEILPGKGRYQNMMGSVLCQTDTGKKLKIGSGFKDKDRANPPAIGSKITFKYYGFTKKGSFKYPVYLRIRQE; encoded by the coding sequence GTGATTAAAGCAAGTATTAAATTAGTTTTCGCTTATTTAATGCTTGCTCAAGTGGCTTTAGCTACTAAGCCTGATTTATTCTTACTAAAAACTTACGACGACAGTAAGGATGTTATGGGCTGGGTAATGAGTGAAAAACTAGATGGCATTCGTGGATTTTGGACTGGCAAAGAGCTGGTTAGTCGCGGTGGAAACCCTATTCATGCGCCCGCATGGTTTACACAAAATTACCCACCATTTGCTATTGATGGCGAGCTATGGACGCAGCGCGGTGATTTTGAAAATATCAGCTCAATCGTACGATCTAAAAACTCCAATCAGCGCTGGAAGAGCATTACACACAACATCTTTGAAGTGCCAGGTCAATCGGGTGGATTACTTAAAAGGTTGGGTGTTTTGAAAGAATATTTGCGCGACAACCCTAATTCTCATCTTCAAATTATTCCTCAAACAGTTATTAACACCAAAGGTCAGTTGGCTGATTTTTTAAAAGAAGTTACCACCGATAAAGGCGAAGGTGTTGTTGTTAGAAACCCAGATACTTTATATCAAACAGGGCGGCTACCTTCAGCGCTTAAGGTTAAGCAGTACTTTGATACCGAATGCATCGTATTAGAAATTTTGCCAGGAAAAGGTAGATACCAAAACATGATGGGATCAGTTTTATGTCAGACAGATACTGGCAAGAAATTAAAAATTGGCTCTGGTTTTAAGGATAAAGACAGAGCAAACCCGCCAGCTATTGGTAGTAAAATTACATTCAAATATTACGGCTTCACAAAAAAGGGTAGTTTCAAATATCCAGTATATTTAAGGATTAGACAAGAATAG
- the kdsA gene encoding 3-deoxy-8-phosphooctulonate synthase — translation MKLLDFEIGIDQPFFLISGPCVIESESLAMKSAETLKKVTEDLGINFIYKSSYDKANRSSTGSFRGLGVEEGLRILQKVKDEIGVPVLTDVHEDTPLDEVASVVDMMQTPAFLVRQTNFIQNVCRQGIPVNIKKGQFQAPWDMQNVVDKAFEVGNQQITICDRGTSFGYNTLVSDMRGLSTMRSTGRPIVFDATHSVQQPGGNGLTSGGQREMVPVLARAAAAVGVSGFFMETHPDPENALSDGPNMIPIHRMADMLKTLQDIDNITKQNGFLEDEL, via the coding sequence ATGAAGCTATTAGACTTTGAAATAGGTATTGATCAGCCATTTTTTTTGATTTCAGGCCCTTGTGTTATCGAGTCAGAATCCTTAGCGATGAAGAGTGCTGAAACACTTAAAAAAGTCACCGAAGATTTAGGTATTAACTTTATTTATAAATCTTCATATGATAAAGCTAATCGCTCAAGTACTGGTAGTTTTAGAGGTCTTGGTGTTGAAGAAGGCTTAAGAATTTTACAAAAAGTTAAAGATGAGATTGGCGTACCAGTTCTAACCGATGTTCACGAAGACACGCCTCTTGATGAAGTAGCTAGTGTGGTTGATATGATGCAAACGCCAGCGTTTTTAGTGCGTCAAACAAATTTTATTCAGAATGTTTGTAGACAAGGTATTCCCGTTAATATTAAAAAAGGCCAGTTTCAAGCGCCATGGGATATGCAAAATGTAGTCGATAAAGCTTTTGAAGTGGGCAATCAACAAATCACCATTTGTGATCGCGGCACTTCATTTGGTTACAATACTTTAGTCTCTGATATGCGCGGATTATCTACCATGCGTTCAACAGGCAGGCCGATTGTGTTTGATGCTACACATTCTGTGCAACAACCTGGCGGCAATGGCTTAACATCAGGCGGACAAAGAGAAATGGTGCCTGTTTTAGCAAGAGCAGCAGCAGCAGTTGGCGTATCTGGGTTTTTCATGGAAACTCATCCAGATCCTGAAAATGCCTTGAGTGACGGCCCAAATATGATCCCTATTCATAGAATGGCAGACATGCTGAAAACCTTACAAGATATTGACAACATTACTAAGCAAAATGGCTTTTTAGAAGACGAGCTATAA
- the trpC gene encoding indole-3-glycerol phosphate synthase TrpC, whose translation MTNTPDILKKIIARKEQEIKEAIKIVPYNTMMETAYEDRTTRDFYQALKDKTDLKQNAIIAEIKKASPSKGVLREDFNVAEIANSYAKHGATCISVLTDKDFFQGDDKYVAEVRSVVTLPVLRKEFIIEPYQVFQSRVLGADCILLIAACLEDQRMEDLAMLAISCHMDVLIEVHNLEELKRVQELRLPMVGINNRNLRTFDVTLQTTIDLLDAIDDDTIVITESGIVSAQDVKLMKEHDIHAFLVGEAFMRQDNPGQALEDIFA comes from the coding sequence ATGACAAATACACCTGACATTCTAAAAAAAATCATTGCTCGCAAAGAGCAAGAGATTAAAGAGGCGATCAAGATAGTTCCATACAACACAATGATGGAAACTGCTTATGAAGACCGAACAACGCGTGATTTTTATCAAGCATTAAAAGATAAAACTGATCTTAAACAAAATGCTATTATTGCTGAAATAAAAAAAGCTTCTCCTTCCAAAGGTGTTTTACGTGAAGATTTTAATGTGGCTGAAATTGCTAATAGCTATGCAAAACATGGTGCTACTTGTATATCGGTATTAACCGACAAAGATTTTTTCCAAGGCGATGATAAATATGTCGCTGAGGTTAGGTCAGTCGTCACATTACCTGTATTGCGCAAAGAATTTATCATTGAGCCTTACCAAGTATTTCAATCACGTGTTTTAGGTGCAGACTGTATTCTGCTGATTGCTGCTTGTTTGGAAGATCAGCGAATGGAAGATTTAGCCATGCTGGCAATTTCTTGCCATATGGATGTTTTAATTGAAGTACACAACCTTGAGGAGCTTAAACGCGTTCAGGAGCTTCGCTTGCCAATGGTTGGCATTAACAATCGCAACTTGCGCACATTTGACGTTACCTTACAAACAACCATTGATTTACTAGACGCCATTGATGATGACACAATAGTCATTACCGAGAGTGGTATTGTTAGTGCGCAGGATGTTAAACTGATGAAAGAACATGATATTCATGCATTTTTAGTGGGTGAAGCATTCATGCGCCAAGACAACCCTGGCCAAGCTTTAGAAGATATTTTTGCCTAA
- a CDS encoding OsmC family protein has translation MNTTVKWIDGMMMVGESASGHAIVMDGPEDLGGKNLGIRPMEMLLLGMGGCTTIDVVSTLKKMREEVRDCSVEIAAERADEHPKVFTKIHLNFIIKGNSLNEKKVEKAVSLSADKYCSASIMLGKMANITHDFIINE, from the coding sequence ATGAACACAACAGTTAAATGGATTGATGGCATGATGATGGTGGGTGAGTCAGCTAGTGGACATGCCATTGTTATGGACGGACCTGAAGATCTGGGTGGTAAAAATTTAGGCATCCGGCCAATGGAAATGCTGTTATTAGGGATGGGTGGTTGTACTACGATTGATGTGGTTTCCACCTTGAAAAAAATGCGCGAAGAGGTGCGCGATTGTAGCGTTGAAATAGCAGCTGAGCGCGCTGACGAACATCCAAAAGTTTTTACTAAAATACATCTGAATTTTATTATTAAAGGTAATAGCCTTAATGAGAAAAAAGTAGAAAAAGCAGTAAGCTTATCAGCTGATAAATATTGCTCTGCTTCTATCATGCTTGGAAAAATGGCTAATATCACTCATGACTTTATAATCAATGAATAA
- a CDS encoding thiazole synthase, with product MTDTPLVIAGKTYNSRLLVGSGKYKDLTQTKLATDAAQADIITVAIRRTNIGQDANEPNLLDVISPDTYTILPNTAGCYTAKDAVRTCQLARELLGGHNLVKLEVLGDEKTLYPNVVETLAAAKTLVDDGFDVMVYTSDDPIIAKELENIGCVAVMPLASLIGSGQGIANPANIKLIKEQANVPILVDAGIGCASDAARAMELGCDGVLMNSAIANAQDPVLMASAMKHAVIAGRESYLAGRMMKKAFASASSPMENLI from the coding sequence ATGACTGACACACCTTTAGTAATCGCAGGAAAAACTTACAACTCGCGCTTACTGGTTGGCTCAGGAAAATATAAAGATTTAACGCAAACAAAACTAGCCACCGATGCTGCACAAGCCGATATTATTACGGTTGCAATTCGACGCACTAATATTGGTCAGGATGCAAATGAGCCTAATTTACTCGATGTTATCTCACCAGATACTTACACTATTTTGCCAAATACAGCAGGCTGCTACACCGCTAAAGATGCGGTGCGTACTTGCCAGCTAGCACGTGAATTATTGGGCGGACATAATTTGGTTAAGCTTGAAGTATTGGGTGATGAGAAAACTCTTTATCCTAACGTTGTTGAAACACTCGCTGCTGCTAAAACATTAGTAGACGATGGATTTGATGTAATGGTTTACACCAGTGACGATCCAATCATCGCTAAAGAGCTTGAAAACATCGGCTGTGTTGCAGTTATGCCACTCGCCTCACTGATTGGCTCTGGCCAAGGTATTGCCAACCCTGCAAACATCAAACTTATTAAAGAACAGGCCAATGTACCCATACTCGTTGACGCAGGTATTGGCTGTGCTTCAGATGCAGCGCGCGCTATGGAGCTGGGCTGTGATGGTGTATTGATGAACTCAGCGATTGCCAATGCACAAGATCCAGTTTTAATGGCGAGTGCCATGAAGCATGCGGTTATAGCAGGTCGAGAGTCTTATCTAGCTGGAAGGATGATGAAAAAAGCGTTTGCTTCTGCTTCATCACCAATGGAAAACCTAATCTAG
- a CDS encoding DUF6172 family protein: protein MKKIFSFSHPKKQRTRVAEAIKYELRKYIKRERNKKLPDDVDFWDFDCRFGATEASSSSIHVTEINKVIAEADVEGLESFFLEVIAKPAKRTKKPIEENREVELKEDESFLD from the coding sequence ATGAAAAAAATATTCAGCTTCTCTCACCCAAAAAAGCAAAGAACCAGAGTGGCTGAAGCCATCAAATACGAACTTAGAAAGTATATTAAGCGTGAACGCAATAAAAAACTACCTGACGATGTAGATTTTTGGGATTTTGATTGCCGTTTTGGTGCAACTGAAGCTTCTAGTAGCTCGATTCATGTCACTGAGATTAATAAAGTGATTGCAGAAGCCGATGTAGAAGGGTTGGAGTCTTTTTTCTTAGAAGTAATTGCTAAGCCAGCAAAAAGAACTAAAAAGCCCATAGAGGAAAATAGAGAAGTAGAATTAAAAGAAGATGAAAGCTTTCTAGATTAG
- a CDS encoding 8-amino-7-oxononanoate synthase, with translation MDFSKKLSEIKQAHLYRSRKVSENAQDIQLMINKKSLINFCSNDYLSLANHPEVIQALKKGADQYGVGSGSSHLVSGHSRAHHDLEEALADYTGQDRALLFSTGYSANLGIFSALKDELSWVLQDKFNHASLIDGNQLIGLPIQRYLHNDLESLNKKIVKQTGRGMIVTDTVFSMDGDRANIGDLQKIANFSQAILMQDDAHGFGLFKPNIPKNSIYMATLGKAAGTMGAFVAGNDDFIEFLIQKSRPYVYTTAMSPAICVATLKSLELIKKAEQKTKLLANIHYFRNFSSSLDLPIEPSDSAIQPLIIGDSEKALKISQTLFDKGFYVSAIRPPTVPKNTARLRITLNADHTQTQIEQLLIQIKHAL, from the coding sequence ATGGATTTTTCAAAAAAATTATCAGAAATAAAGCAAGCTCATCTTTATCGCTCAAGAAAAGTATCTGAAAATGCACAAGATATTCAGCTGATGATTAATAAAAAATCGCTGATTAATTTTTGCTCTAATGACTATTTATCTCTGGCTAATCATCCAGAGGTTATACAGGCGTTAAAAAAAGGTGCTGATCAATACGGTGTTGGATCAGGCTCATCTCATTTGGTAAGTGGACATTCTCGTGCTCATCACGATTTAGAAGAGGCTTTAGCTGATTACACCGGACAAGATCGAGCATTGCTGTTTTCAACGGGTTATAGTGCAAATTTAGGTATTTTCTCTGCCCTAAAAGATGAGCTTAGTTGGGTATTACAAGATAAGTTTAATCACGCATCATTGATTGATGGAAATCAGTTAATTGGTCTTCCAATTCAGCGATATTTGCATAACGACCTTGAATCATTAAACAAAAAGATTGTCAAACAAACTGGCAGAGGCATGATTGTGACTGACACAGTGTTTAGTATGGATGGTGATCGGGCAAATATTGGTGATTTGCAAAAAATCGCAAATTTTTCACAAGCTATTTTGATGCAAGATGATGCACATGGATTTGGCCTGTTTAAGCCCAATATTCCTAAAAACTCAATCTATATGGCCACTTTGGGCAAGGCAGCAGGCACAATGGGCGCTTTCGTCGCTGGAAATGACGATTTTATTGAGTTTTTAATCCAAAAATCACGTCCTTATGTGTATACAACAGCTATGTCACCTGCTATTTGCGTAGCAACTCTAAAAAGTCTAGAATTGATCAAAAAAGCAGAGCAAAAAACAAAATTATTAGCTAATATTCATTATTTCCGAAATTTTTCAAGCTCGCTTGATTTACCTATCGAACCTTCTGATTCAGCTATTCAACCTTTAATCATTGGAGACAGTGAAAAAGCCCTAAAAATCAGTCAAACTTTGTTTGATAAAGGTTTTTATGTAAGTGCTATTCGTCCGCCAACGGTACCAAAAAATACTGCACGATTACGAATTACACTAAATGCTGATCATACTCAAACACAAATTGAGCAACTATTAATCCAGATTAAACATGCTCTATAG
- a CDS encoding alpha/beta fold hydrolase translates to MLYSSAIGTGKDLVLLHGWGFNADLFNDLIKTHKEQYRITKIDLPGHGRSDEVAGGIDEWCNEIIKILPSNPILLGWSLGGLLAINIARQVQISKLILVASSPNFIQNDHWKFGIDADNFNQFSDALQLNLSKGLKRFISLQTKDKSQIRQLGSSIDTFPASTTALNQGLEILLNTDLTEQFLALDIDIKVILGRKDTLVPSAVSSWYESQSIDTVILNTGHLPFLNAGFEL, encoded by the coding sequence ATGCTCTATAGTAGCGCCATAGGTACTGGAAAAGATTTAGTCTTACTTCATGGCTGGGGCTTTAATGCTGACTTATTTAATGATTTAATTAAAACCCATAAAGAGCAATACCGCATTACCAAAATTGATTTACCCGGCCATGGCAGAAGTGATGAGGTCGCTGGCGGGATCGACGAATGGTGTAATGAAATTATTAAAATTTTGCCTAGCAACCCAATCTTACTCGGCTGGTCTCTAGGTGGGTTATTGGCTATCAATATTGCTCGTCAAGTACAAATTTCAAAGCTTATATTGGTAGCTTCTAGTCCTAATTTTATACAAAATGACCATTGGAAATTTGGCATAGATGCTGATAATTTCAACCAATTTTCAGATGCATTGCAACTCAATTTATCAAAAGGACTTAAGCGTTTTATTAGCTTACAAACCAAAGATAAGTCCCAAATAAGACAACTCGGATCCTCTATAGATACTTTTCCTGCTTCAACAACAGCACTCAATCAAGGATTGGAAATATTGCTTAACACGGATTTAACTGAGCAATTTTTAGCTCTGGATATTGATATAAAGGTTATTTTAGGTAGAAAGGATACTTTAGTGCCTAGTGCAGTATCTAGCTGGTATGAGTCTCAATCAATCGATACTGTGATTTTGAATACAGGTCATTTGCCGTTTTTAAATGCCGGCTTTGAACTATAG
- the purE gene encoding 5-(carboxyamino)imidazole ribonucleotide mutase → MSAVVGVIMGSKSDWPTMKHAVEMLDALGVAHEVQVVSAHRTPDLMFEYAASASDRGLKVIIAGAGGAAHLPGMVAAKTIVPVLGVPVQSRALSGQDSLLSIAQMPGGIPVGTLAIGDAGAKNAGILAAQIIANEDKIVKAKVVAFRAKQTQDVLDNPNPAL, encoded by the coding sequence ATGAGTGCAGTTGTTGGTGTTATTATGGGCTCGAAATCAGATTGGCCGACCATGAAGCATGCGGTGGAAATGTTGGATGCGTTAGGTGTCGCCCACGAAGTGCAAGTTGTTTCCGCGCATCGCACTCCAGACCTTATGTTTGAATACGCAGCGAGTGCTAGTGATCGTGGCTTGAAAGTTATCATTGCTGGCGCTGGTGGTGCAGCTCACTTACCAGGTATGGTCGCTGCCAAAACCATTGTGCCCGTGTTAGGTGTGCCTGTTCAGTCTCGGGCACTCAGCGGACAAGATTCATTATTATCTATCGCTCAAATGCCGGGTGGTATTCCAGTAGGAACACTAGCTATTGGTGATGCTGGTGCAAAAAACGCTGGGATTCTAGCTGCACAAATTATTGCCAATGAAGATAAGATTGTTAAGGCCAAAGTAGTCGCCTTTAGAGCAAAACAAACTCAAGATGTTTTAGACAATCCAAATCCGGCTTTATAG
- a CDS encoding 5-(carboxyamino)imidazole ribonucleotide synthase — translation MKIGVLGAGQLGRMMAISGYPLNHQFGFSGNSHDEPSALLGHMFALEDNAESIESLVAFADVITYESENTDVEMAKQINKDVPVYPGERSLFITQHRGREKALFDQLEIPCAPYQMVNSLTDLEKAVEHIGLPAILKTATQGYDGKGQFLIRSSDQIKKAFESMNGVELILEGFVKFKRELSLIAVRNNDNEHQYYPLVENTHHNGILRLTIAPAQNIDAEVQKTAEYYMQTLLDEMDHVGVLTIELFETENGLVVNEMAPRVHNSGHWSIEGANTSQFENHIRAISGMPLGDTTPTHNFSAMVNIIGKIGPIQIPLTMPNAHLHLYDKSERDNRKLGHINITADSLAELDNSIEQLKEFLPN, via the coding sequence ATGAAAATAGGGGTACTTGGCGCAGGCCAGTTGGGCAGAATGATGGCTATATCAGGCTATCCTCTTAATCATCAATTTGGATTTTCTGGTAATTCCCATGACGAACCATCGGCTCTATTGGGTCACATGTTTGCGCTTGAAGATAATGCTGAAAGTATTGAATCTCTAGTGGCATTTGCGGATGTGATCACTTATGAAAGTGAAAATACTGATGTTGAAATGGCTAAACAAATTAATAAAGACGTGCCAGTTTATCCGGGTGAAAGATCTCTATTTATCACTCAGCATCGTGGTCGCGAAAAAGCCTTATTTGACCAACTAGAAATTCCTTGTGCACCTTATCAAATGGTGAACTCATTAACTGATCTTGAAAAGGCTGTTGAACATATTGGACTGCCTGCTATTTTAAAAACAGCAACGCAAGGTTATGATGGCAAGGGTCAGTTTCTAATACGCAGTTCAGATCAAATTAAAAAAGCATTTGAAAGCATGAATGGGGTTGAATTGATTCTTGAGGGGTTTGTTAAATTTAAGCGTGAATTATCTTTAATTGCAGTGCGTAATAATGATAATGAGCACCAGTACTATCCTTTGGTTGAAAACACTCATCATAACGGTATCTTAAGATTAACTATTGCTCCTGCTCAAAATATTGATGCTGAGGTACAAAAAACTGCTGAATATTACATGCAAACCTTGCTTGATGAAATGGATCATGTCGGCGTATTAACAATTGAACTATTTGAAACTGAAAATGGGCTAGTTGTTAATGAAATGGCGCCACGTGTCCATAACTCTGGGCATTGGAGTATAGAAGGTGCTAATACCTCTCAATTTGAAAACCATATTCGTGCTATTAGTGGCATGCCTCTGGGGGATACAACCCCCACTCACAACTTTAGTGCGATGGTGAATATTATTGGTAAAATTGGGCCTATACAAATTCCGTTAACAATGCCTAATGCCCACTTGCATTTGTATGACAAAAGTGAGCGCGATAATCGTAAACTCGGCCATATTAATATCACTGCTGATTCATTAGCAGAGCTTGACAACAGCATTGAACAACTAAAAGAATTTCTACCTAATTAA
- a CDS encoding LysE family translocator: MTITPGPNNIMILASGLNFGIRKSIPHLLGIAFGFPIMLIAVGFGLDSLVTQIPVIYLFVKVAGVGYLLFLAYKMFITTQQRKIDQGAKPLTFLQAIFFQWVNPKAWVMIFSGIGVFTTSIDMQTTTLILALSFFIAIFPCNGSWLFLGSQMKKLIKTDFHYKMFNRTMAILLLVSVIPSVFK; encoded by the coding sequence ATGACCATTACACCTGGCCCTAACAATATCATGATTTTAGCGTCTGGCTTGAATTTTGGTATTCGAAAATCCATTCCTCATCTACTAGGCATCGCTTTTGGCTTTCCAATAATGCTAATAGCCGTTGGTTTTGGGCTTGACTCTTTAGTCACGCAAATACCTGTTATATATCTATTTGTTAAGGTGGCCGGTGTTGGTTACTTGCTATTTTTAGCTTACAAGATGTTTATAACCACCCAGCAAAGAAAAATAGATCAAGGTGCTAAGCCTCTAACATTCTTACAAGCAATATTTTTTCAATGGGTAAACCCTAAAGCTTGGGTGATGATATTTAGTGGAATAGGTGTGTTTACCACCAGCATTGACATGCAAACAACCACATTAATCTTAGCATTAAGCTTTTTTATTGCTATCTTTCCATGTAATGGCTCTTGGCTTTTTCTAGGATCTCAGATGAAAAAACTAATCAAAACAGATTTTCATTACAAGATGTTTAATCGTACCATGGCGATACTGCTTTTGGTTTCGGTAATACCGAGTGTGTTTAAGTGA
- a CDS encoding glutathione S-transferase N-terminal domain-containing protein encodes MKLFIKAFRNGLGSLIALVSRLIPVSKVKRDAQAQVLADEKAAKIELYQFFACPFCIMSRRVIRSLNINIVTRDAQTRGGQYREELLKEAGKVQVPCLKITEGKKVSWMYESNDIKTYLEKEFGQ; translated from the coding sequence ATGAAATTATTTATAAAAGCATTTAGAAATGGATTGGGTTCATTGATCGCACTTGTAAGTCGATTGATCCCAGTTAGTAAAGTTAAAAGAGATGCACAAGCTCAAGTATTAGCTGATGAAAAAGCGGCAAAAATCGAGTTGTATCAATTTTTTGCTTGTCCTTTTTGCATTATGAGTAGAAGGGTGATTAGAAGCTTAAATATTAATATTGTTACTCGAGATGCGCAGACCCGAGGTGGCCAATATCGCGAAGAGCTTCTGAAAGAGGCCGGCAAGGTTCAGGTGCCCTGTTTAAAAATTACTGAAGGTAAAAAAGTTAGCTGGATGTATGAATCTAATGACATTAAAACTTATTTAGAAAAGGAGTTCGGCCAGTAG
- the folD gene encoding bifunctional methylenetetrahydrofolate dehydrogenase/methenyltetrahydrofolate cyclohydrolase FolD, with protein MNIIDGKQIAQKLRNDIAQKVKKLERAPGLAVILVGDDPASTIYVRNKDNACKEVGFYSEKISKSANITQQELLDEVIRLNNDDKIDGILVQLPLPKHLDTNLVIETISPQKDVDGFHSENIGKLMQNKANLRPCTPKGVMTMLATTGIDLVGKDCVVVGASNIVGRPMAMELLNAHATVTICNSKTQDLSGKLKRADVIIAAVGVAHIIKGDWIKKGAVVIDVGINRLETGKLVGDVDFELAIKNAGWITPVPGGVGPMTIATLLENTLTAYQNRK; from the coding sequence ATGAATATTATTGATGGCAAACAAATTGCCCAAAAATTACGCAATGACATTGCCCAAAAAGTAAAAAAATTAGAGCGCGCGCCTGGCTTAGCAGTAATACTTGTTGGCGACGATCCGGCCTCTACTATTTATGTTCGTAACAAAGATAATGCCTGTAAAGAGGTTGGATTTTATTCTGAAAAAATAAGCAAATCTGCAAATATCACCCAACAAGAATTACTGGACGAAGTTATTCGTTTAAATAATGACGACAAGATCGATGGAATTTTAGTGCAATTGCCACTGCCTAAACATTTGGATACAAATTTAGTTATTGAGACCATTTCTCCACAAAAGGATGTAGATGGATTCCATAGTGAGAATATCGGCAAACTTATGCAAAATAAGGCTAATTTACGCCCTTGTACGCCCAAAGGGGTGATGACTATGCTGGCAACAACAGGCATTGATTTAGTAGGCAAAGATTGTGTTGTTGTGGGCGCATCTAATATAGTTGGAAGGCCAATGGCAATGGAGCTGTTAAATGCGCATGCCACTGTCACCATTTGTAATAGCAAAACCCAAGATCTCTCTGGAAAATTAAAACGAGCTGATGTAATCATTGCTGCTGTTGGTGTTGCGCACATAATCAAAGGGGATTGGATTAAAAAGGGCGCTGTCGTTATTGATGTTGGTATCAACCGATTAGAAACTGGCAAACTTGTGGGTGATGTAGATTTTGAGTTAGCCATTAAAAATGCTGGCTGGATAACACCTGTTCCAGGTGGCGTTGGCCCAATGACAATTGCCACCTTGCTAGAAAATACACTTACTGCATACCAAAATAGGAAATAA
- the kdsB gene encoding 3-deoxy-manno-octulosonate cytidylyltransferase, with translation MNFSVIIPARYASSRLPAKLLKDIHGKPLIQLTYENALKSGASKVIIATDDERIKEVAQGFGAVVCMTDENHTSGTARIAEVLTQLDIADDEVVINVQGDEPMLSSSVIDQVANNLVQSQMQMATLCEQVIDKAQYLDPNCVKVVFDQRGKALYFSRAPIPYFRDEQDFDLSLCYKHIGIYAYRSGFIKQYLQMDSSRFEQVEKLEQLTVLNEGFGIHVAIACAETGFGVDTQEDLDKVRVALTAK, from the coding sequence ATGAACTTTAGTGTTATTATTCCAGCTCGTTATGCCTCTAGCAGACTACCAGCAAAATTATTAAAAGATATTCATGGCAAGCCACTCATTCAGCTAACGTATGAAAATGCATTAAAAAGTGGCGCTTCAAAAGTTATTATTGCAACCGATGATGAGCGAATTAAAGAAGTAGCTCAGGGATTTGGTGCTGTAGTATGCATGACAGATGAAAATCATACATCTGGTACAGCAAGAATTGCTGAAGTATTGACCCAACTTGATATTGCTGATGATGAAGTAGTGATTAATGTGCAGGGCGATGAGCCAATGCTAAGTTCGAGTGTTATTGATCAAGTTGCTAATAATTTAGTTCAGAGTCAAATGCAAATGGCAACTCTATGCGAGCAAGTAATCGACAAAGCGCAATACCTTGATCCTAATTGTGTCAAAGTAGTCTTTGATCAGCGGGGCAAAGCTTTGTATTTTTCTCGCGCACCAATTCCTTATTTTAGAGATGAGCAAGACTTTGACTTATCACTTTGCTATAAACATATTGGTATTTACGCTTATCGCTCAGGGTTTATTAAGCAATATTTACAAATGGACAGCTCTCGATTTGAGCAAGTTGAAAAATTAGAGCAGCTAACTGTCCTTAACGAAGGTTTTGGCATTCATGTGGCTATTGCTTGCGCTGAAACAGGATTTGGGGTTGATACACAAGAAGATTTAGACAAAGTACGCGTCGCTTTAACAGCGAAATAA
- a CDS encoding Trm112 family protein: MIDEALLKLLVCPKSKAPLIQIGEELICKVSGLAYPINDGIPVLLEEEARKLD, encoded by the coding sequence ATGATTGATGAAGCACTTTTAAAACTATTGGTCTGTCCAAAATCTAAAGCACCTTTAATACAAATAGGTGAAGAACTAATCTGTAAAGTGAGCGGCCTAGCTTATCCAATTAATGACGGCATTCCAGTTTTGTTAGAGGAAGAAGCTAGAAAGCTAGATTAA